A segment of the Streptomyces sp. XD-27 genome:
CGGCACCTTCCGCACCGACGGTGCGACGGAGGCCGCGAAGCTGCTGCTCGAGGCCGCCGGCCAGGAAAGGCCATCCAAGTCCGGTGAACCACGCGACCACGGGACCACGCACTCCGCGTGAACCACGCGGCCACACACGTCGAAGGGCCCCACCGCGAACGGTGGGGCCCCTCGACATCGTGCCCGGTGAGGGCAGTGACAGCCGACCGGTTCGGCCGTTCACGCCAGCGCAGTTCCACTGCGACTCGGCCCACACCGGCCGATGGTGGTCTCGCGCTTCACCCCTGCTGCGGGCCAAGGTCCGCAAGCGCGGCTCCCAGCCGACGTGCACCCTCGGTCAGCTCGGCGTGGTCGGCGGTGGCGGCGAACCCGATACGCAGGTGAGCCGCCGGCGGCTCGGTGGCGAAGTAGCGGCTGCCGGCGCTCACGGCGACGCCGCGTTGCCGGGCGGCGCTCGTGAGTACGGTGTCGTCCACGCCGGGCGGCAGGCGAAGCCACAGGTGCAGTCCGCCGGTAGGCAGCGTGGCCAAGGTCGCGCCGGGGATCTCCTGGGTGACCGCGGCGGCCAGCACCGCGCACCGCTCCCGGAGCGCCGTGCCGAGAGACCGGACGTGCCGGTCCCAGGCCGGGGAACTGAGCACTTCCAGGGCGGCCTCCTGGAGCGGGCGGGTGACGAAGAAGTCGTCGACCAGGCGCACCGCCCGCATGCGTTCCATCACCGGTCCGCGGGCCACCAGCGCCCCGATCCGCAGGCTCGGTGCCGCGGGCTTGGTGAGTGAGGTCACGTGGATGACCGTGCCGTCGCGGTCGTCCGCCACCAGCGGCCGCGGCACCGCGCCGCCGTGTCCCAGGTGCCGCGCGAAATCGTCCTCGATCACGAACGCGCCCGAAGCGCGCGCCACATCGAGGATCTGCCCGCGCCGTTCGGGCGCCAGCACGGTGCTGGTCGGATTCTGGAAAGTCGGCTGGCAGTACAGCAGCCGTGCGCCGGTCATCGCGAACGCGTCGGCCAGCAGGTCGGGCCGCACGCCGTCGGCGTCGAGCGGTACCGGCACCGGTCGCAGCCCCGCGGCGCGGGCCGCGGCCAGGGCCCGGGGGTAGCTGGGGGACTCCACCAGGACCGGGCTGCCGGGCCCGGCGATGGCCCGGAACGCGATCGACAGGGCGCTCTGCCCGCCGGCGGTGACCAGTACGTCCTCCGGGGCCACGCTGCCGCCGACGATCTGGGCGAACACGGTGCGCAGCGCCATCAGGCCGCCGGCCGGGGCGCGGTCCCAGGCGTCCGGACGGCGTGCCGCCCGCGCCAGTGCCGCGCTCAGGGCCCGGGTGGGCTGGAGCGAGCGGTGCATATAGCCGCCGTCCATGGTGATCGTCCCGGCCGGTGGCGGTCCGAGTGGGTCGGCGATCAAGTGGGTGTCGACAGCGCGGTCGGTGAGGGCGACCGTCTGCCAGTCGGTGTCGGTGGCTCCGCCACGGAGCCGGGCGCGTTGCGCCACGTACGTCCCACTGCCCGGACGGGTCACCACCGCGCCCTCGGCGGCCAGCGCGGCGATGGCCCGCGCCACGGTCGCAGGGCCCACCCGGTACTCCTTGATCAGCTCTCGGCTGCTCGGCAGCCGGTCGCCGGGCGACAGCCGGGAGAGCAGCGTACGGAGACTGTCGGCCAACTCACCAGAAGTGCTACCGTCGTTCATGTCAGATAACAATAGCGCTACTGGATCTGGTCGGGAAGCACTTCAGCTGGACATCGCCGCTCTGCGGGCCGACACCCCGGGCTGCCGGAACGTCATCCACTTCAACAACGCGGGCTGCGGACTGCTGGCCGCGCCTGTGGTGGACGTGATGGTCGGCCATCTGAACCTTGAGGCGCGGATGGGGGGTTACGAGGCGTCGGCCGCCCGAGCCGCCGAAGTCCGCGAGTTCTACACGGAGATCGCCGCCCTCATCAACACCACGCCTGACAACATCGCCTTCGCGGGCAGCGCCACCCACGCCTATGCCAACGCCCTGTCCTCGATCCCGTTCGAGGCCGACGACGTCATCCTCACCACCCGCGACGACTTCATCTCCAACCAGATCGCCTTCCTGTCCCTGCGCAAGCGATTCGGCGTACGGATCGTCCACGCACCCAACACGCCCGACGGCGGGGTCGATGTGGAGGCGATGGCCGCGCTGATGCGGACCCACCGCCCCCGCCTGGTGTCCGCCACCCATGTCCCCACCAACTCGGGACTGGTCTCGCCGGTCGCCGAAATCGGCCGCCACTGCCGCGAGCTGGACCTGCTCTACCTGGTCGACGCCTGCCAGTCGGTGGGCCAGTTCGTCATCGACGTGGAAGAGATCGGCTGCGACCTCCTCACCGCCACCTGCCGAAAATTCCTCCGCGGCCCGCGCGGCTCCGGATTCCTGTACGTCTCCGATCGCGTCCTGCGCGCGGGCTACGAACCGCTGTTCATCGACATGCACGGCGCCCGCTGGACCGAGCCGGGCAACTACGAGCCCGCCGGGACGGCGGCCCGGTTCGAGGAGTGGGAGTTCCCGTACGCCACGGTGCTCGGCAGCGCCGCCGCGACGCGCTACGCCCGCAAGGTCGGCATCGAGGCCATCGAGCAGCGCACACCGGCGCTCGCGGCGCGGCTGCGCGACCGGCTCGAACCCATTCCGGGGGTCCGCGTGCTCGACCGCGGCCCGCGGCTCGCCGCGCTCGTCACCTTCGGCGTGGAGGGCTGGCAGCCGCAGCCGTTCAAGGAGGCCATGGACGCCCGCAGCATCAACTCGGCGCTCAGCTTCCGCGAGTTCGCTCAGTTCGACTTCGGAGACAAGGACGTCGACTGGTGTCTGCGCCTGTCGCCGCACTACTACAACACCGAGGAGGAGGTGGACCACGTCGCCGACGCGGTCGCCGACCTCGTCCGCCAGGGACAGCGATGACAGCAACGCAGACGCGCGCCACGGAGCCGTACCCGGAAAGCCCGGACAGCCTCTGGCGCAATGGCGACTTCCTCAGATTCTGGCTCGGCGAGACGCTGTCGCTCCTCGGCACCCAGGTCACCAACCTCGCCCTGCCGCTGACCGCGATCATCGCCTTCAACGCCACCGATGAGCAGGTCGGTGTCCTGCGGTTCCTGCAACTCGTCCCCTATCTCGGGCTCGCCCTGATCTTCGGGGTGTGGGTGGACCGGGCCCGGCGGCGGCGGATCATGCTCGGCGCCAACCTCGTGCGGATGATCCTGCTGGCCCTCGTGCCCGTCCTGTACTGGACGGACGCGCTCAGCCTGGTCTCGCTGCTGGTGATCGCCTGCGCCGTCGGTGTCGCCTCGGTGCTGTTCGACGTGAGCTGGATGTCCTACGTGCCCACCCTGGTGCGCGATCCCAGGCACTATGTCGAAGCCGGCGCCAAGATGGGGATGAGCTCATCGGCCGCCGACGTGGCGGGACCCGGGCTCGCCGGTGTCCTGGTCGGCGCCCTGACCGCGCCCGTGGCGCTGATCGTCGACGCGTTCTCCTATCTGGTGTCCCTGGTCTCGCTCCTGCTCATCCGCACCCCCGAGCCCCGTCCCGACCCCCCGGCCGCACGACGGCACGTGCCGACCGAACTCCGGGACGGCCTGCGCTGGGTGCTGAAGAACCCGGTCCTGCGATCGCTGGCGCTCATCGGGTTCTGCTGCAACTTTTCCATGGTCACCGTGTGGACCATGTTCCTGCTGTACGGGACACATGACCTGCACCTCGGCTCGACGGCCCTCGGCGGCATCTTCGCGACCGCCTCCGTGGGCGGACTGATCGGCGCGGCGATCTCCCGGAAGGTCATCCGCCGCTTCCGGCTCGGGCTCGTCTACCTCATCGCCCAGTCGGCCCTTCTCATCGGCCCGATGCTGATCGTCCTGGCCACCGGCCCCCGGCCGGTGATGGTGGGGATGTTCGTCCTCTCCTTCTTCACCACCTACCTCGGACTCGGCGTCGCAGGCGTCATCATCGTCAGCCTGCGCCAGGCCAGCACCCCGCAGTCGATGATGGGCCGGATGACGGCGGTCTTCCGCACCCTGCTGTTCGGCGGCGGCGCACTCGGCGGCCTGTCCGCGGGTCTGCTGTCCGGCCGGATCGGCGCCCAGGACGCGTTGACCGTGGCGGCGATCGGATCCGCCGCCGTGCTGATCGCGCTCGTCCTGTCCCCCGTGAGCCGACTCCGCGGCCTGCCATCGCCACCGGAAGAACCCGTCACGGCGGCAGCGGACGGGCAGGCCGCAGGCTGAGACGGAGGAACGCGAAAGGGCCCCACCGCAAGCGGTGGGGCCCTTTCGACATCGTGCCCGGTGAGGCACTGGCGGAGGATACGAGATTCGAACTCGTGAGGGGTTGCCCCCAACACGCTTTCCAAGCGTGCGCCCTAGGCCACTAGGCGAATCCTCCGCCGCAAACAATACAAGACGCGAAGCAGTGCTCGCGAACCCGCTTCCCGGGGGTGGGTGGGGGTGCTCCAGCACTCCGTTCGATCCGCTAGGGTGGGGGGCAGCCCCTCACGTGGCGCTATCTCACCGAACTCCCCCAGGGCCGGAAGGCAGCAAGGGTAAGTGGGCTCTGGCGGGTGCGTGGGGGCCCTTGCGTTGGTGGGGGCTGGTGGGGGCCGTGCGGTTTCTGTGACAGGAGTCACGTGTCAGTGGGTCCCGATATCGTCGTAGGCGTGTCGTCTCTCGCGCTCTACCGCCGCTACCGCCCCGAGACCTTCGCCGAGGTCATCGGGCAGGAGCATGTCACCACCCCGCTGCAGCAGGCGCTGCGGAACAACCGCGTCAACCACGCCTATCTCTTCAGTGGGCCGCGCGGCTGCGGCAAGACGACCAGCGCGCGGATCCTCGCCCGCTGCCTGAACTGCGAGCAGGGGCCCACGCCGACGCCGTGCGGCGAGTGCCAGTCCTGTCGCGACCTCGCGCGGAACGGGCCGGGCTCGATCGATGTGATCGAGATCGACGCGGCCTCGCACGGCGGTGTGGACGACGCCCGAGAGCTGCGCGAGAAGGCGTTCTTCGGGCCCGCCTCCAGCCGGTACAAGATCTACATCATCGACGAGGCGCACATGGTCACCTCGGCGGGCTTCAACGCCCTGCTGAAGGTGGTCGAGGAGCCGCCGGAGCACCTCAAGTTCATCTTCGCGACCACCGAGCCGGAGAAGGTCATCGGCACCATTCGGTCGCGTACGCATCACTATCCGTTCCGGCTCGTGCCGCCCGGGACGCTGCGCGACTACCTGGGCGAGGTCTGCGGGCAGGAGGCCATCCCGATCGAGGACGGCGTGCTGCCCCTGGTAGTGCGGGCCGGGGCCGGGTCCGTGCGTGACTCGATGTCCGTCATGGACCAGCTGCTCGCGGGCGCCGCGGCGGACGGCGTGACGTATGCCATGGCCACCTCGCTGCTCGGTTATACGGACGGGTCGCTGCTCGACGCCGTCGTGGACGCCTTCGCGGCGGGTGACGGCGCGGCCGCCTTCGAGGTCGTGGACCGGGTCATCGAGGGGGGGAACGACCCGCGGCGGTTCGTCGCGGATCTGCTGGAACGGCTCCGTGACCTGGTGATCCTGGCGGCCGTGCCGGACGCGGCGGAGAAGGGGCTGATCGACGCCCCGGCGGATGTGATCGAGCGCATGCAGGCCCAGGCCGGGGTCTTCGGGGGCGCCGAGCTGAGCCGCGCGGCCGACCTCGTCAACCAGGGGCTGACCGAGATGCGCGGTGCCACCTCGCCGCGCCTGCAACTGGAACTGATCTGCGCGCGGGTGCTGCTGCCCGCGGCGTTCGACGACGAACGATCGGTGCAGGCCCGGCTGGAGCGCCTCGAGCGGGGTGCGTCGATGGCCGGGGTCGCCGGGGCGGCCGGGATGGCCGGTGGTCCCGCAGGCGGACCGGGCGTCGGCGCGGGTGCGGGCGCGCCCGCCATCGGGTACGTCCCGGGGCTCGACGCGCACGTTCCGGTCACCGGCCCCTCCGGACCGGCCGCCGCGCGCGCGGCGATGGCTGCCGCGCCGGGTGGTCCCGGTGCGGGTGCTGGTGGCCCTGGGGTGGCTGGTCCGGAGGGGCCTGGTCCTGGTGGGCCTGGCCATGGGGACGTCGCCGGTGCGGGTGGGGCGCCTGCCGCCGCGCCCGCGCCCGGCGCGTCCGACACGGCGCCCGGGTCCTGGCCCGCCGCCGCCTCGTCCCCCGTACGACAGCCGGCACAGCAGTCCGCGGAGCCCGCGCAGCCCGTACATCCCGGACAGTCCGCGCCCGGCGGTGACGCGGGGCAGCGGCCCGGCGCCTGGCCCGCCGCGGCCGCGCCCGGGCAGGGCGGAGGCGCGGGCGCGCCGTCCCCGGCGGTCCGGGCGGCGGTGCTTCCGGTGACGGGCAGGACACGGCGGCTGGTCGTCGCCCCGGCGGCTGGCCGTCCGCGGCCGCGCCGGGTTCCGGTGCTGCCACGGGTTCCGGTGCTGCCACGGGTTCCGGTGCCGCCGCGGGGGCCGGTTCCAGTGCTGCTGGGGCGCCCGGCCAAGGCGCCGGTCAGCACGGTCCGGGCGGAGGCTCCGGGTACGGGGCCGCAGCCCAGGCGGTGCCTGCTCAGCCCTCGCACGCCGCCGCACAGGGCGCGGCGCAGGTGCGGAACATGTGGCCGGACATCCTGGAGGCCGTCAAGAACCGGCGCCGCTTCACCTGGATCCTGCTGAGCCAGAACGCCTCGGTCGCCGGGTTCGACGGCACCACCCTCCAGCTCGGGTTCTCCAACGCGGGCGCGCGCGACAGCTTCGCCAACGGCGGCAGCGAAGAGGTGCTGCGGCAGGCGCTGAGCGAGCAGTTCAACATCCAGTGGCGGATCGAGTCCGTCGTCGATCCCTCGGGCGGCGCCGGTCAGCCGGGCGGCGGCTCCGGTGGCGCCGGCGCTGCGGGTGGCTTCGGGAGTGCCGGCGGTTACGGCGCCTCGGCCGGTACGGGTGGTTTCGGGGGCTCCGGCGGCTTCGGCGGGGCGGGGGCCGGTTCCGCTTCGGGCTCGGGTTCCGGGTACGGCGTGTCCGGTCACGGTACGGGCCACGGCGCGGACGCGGGCGGCGGCTTCGGCGGCCCCGGCCACGGCGCGTCCGGCTCCGGTGGCGCACCCGGTTCCGGTGGTCCGGGCGGCGGTGGTCCGGGCTCCGGTGGCGGCCTCGGCGGTCCCGCTGGGGCCGGTGGTCCCGGCGGCGCGTCCGCCCCCGCGCGTCAGCCCGCTCCCGCGTCCGCCGGCTCGGCGTCCCCGTCCTCCGCCCCGGCCGGGCCGCCGGCTCCGGGGGCCTCGCAGCCGTACCGGGAGCCGGACCCCGTCCCCGTCGCCCCGGAGGACGACATTCCGGAGGAGGACGATCCGGACCTCGACGAGACCGCGCTGAGCGGCCACGACCTGATCGTGCGCGAGCTCGGCGCGACGGTGATCGAAGAGATCACCAACGAATAGGCCCGACCCCCTTTCCGGTCCGCCCCCTGCCGAGCCCGTGCGGCGCCCGTACCGGGCACGCCCCCGCCCGCGTACCGGGTGCCGCCGCGGCCTCCCGCACCCGTGCCGCGTAGTCCTTCCCCCGGGGTAGCGCGCGGTGCCCGGGGAGCACGTAGGCTCGGGCTATCAAGAACCGAATCCCGTCGACAGCCAGGAGCGCTCCGTGATCCCCGGTGGTGGTCAGCCCAACATGCAGCAGCTGCTTCAGCAGGCACAGAAGATGCAGCAGGACCTTGCCGCGGCCCAGGAGGAGCTGGCCCGGACGCCGGTCGAAGGCTCGTCCGGCGGCGGTCTGGTGAAGGCGACGGTGACCGGAGCCGGTGAGCTGCAGGGTCTGGTCATCGACCCCAAGGCCGTGGACCCTGAGGACACGGAGACCCTCGCCGACCTGATCCTCGCGGCGGTCCGGGACGCCAACCAGTCCGCGCAGGCGCTGCAGCAGCAGAAGCTCGGCCCGCTCGCGCAGGGACTGGGCGGCATGCCGGGCCTGCCGTTCTGATCGCGCACCCACAGACGCACGAGAGAACCGAAGAAGGAGAGAGCGTTCCGTGTACGAAGGCGTGGTCCAGGACCTCATCGACGAACTGGGCAGGCTGCCCGGCGTCGGTCCCAAGAGCGCGCAGCGGATCGCCTTCCACATCCTGCAGGCCGAGCCCGCCGACGTCCGCCGCCTCGCGCACGCGCTGACCGAGGTCAAGGCGAAGGTGCGGTTCTGCTCGGTGTGCGGGAACGTCGCCGAGTCCGAGCAGTGCCGGGTCTGTCTGGACCCGCGCCGCGACCCGGCCGTCATCTGCGTGGTCGAGGAGCCGAAGGACGTCGTCGCGATCGAGCGGACGCGCGAGTTCCGCGGCCGCTACCACGTCCTCGGCGGGGCGATCAGCCCGATCGAGGGTGTCGGCCCGGACGACCTGCGGATCCGCGAGCTGCTCGGCCGGCTCGCCGACGGCACGGTCACCGAGCTGATCCTGGCCACGGACCCCAATCTGGAAGGGGAGGCCACCGCCACCTACCTGGCGCGCATGGTCAAACCCATGGGTCTTAAGGTCACGCGCCTGGCCAGCGGCCTGCCGGTCGGGGGCGACCTGGAGTACGCCGACGAGGTCACCTTGGGGCGGGCCTTCGAAGGGAGAAGACTTCTCGATGTCTGACGCAACGCTGCACGACAGCCACCAGAACCCGGACGACTTCGCGGTCCAGATCTCCGACCAGATCGAGAGCTTCCTCGTCGCCGTCACGGAGGTGGCGAAGGGCGACGAGCCGGACAGCGCCGTCCCCTTCCTGCTGCTGGAGGTCTCGCAGCTGCTGCTGGCGGGCGGCCGGCTGGGCGCGCACGAGGACATCGTTCCGGACGAGCGGTACGAGCCGGACATCGGCCCCGAGCCGGACGTCGACGAGCTGCGTGAGCGCTTCGCCGCCCTGCTGGACCCGGTCGACGTCTACTCGGAGGTCTTCGACCCGTACGTACCGCGCAGCGCGCCCGTCGCCTGCCGGATCTCCGACGATCTCGCCGACATCATCACCGACCTGCGGCACGGCATGGCGCACTACCGCGACGGCCGGATCAGCGAGGCGCTGTGGTGGTGGCAGTTCTCGTACCTGTCGAACTGGGGCCCGACCGCCTCGGCGGCCCTGCGCGCGCTGCAGTCCCTCGTCGCCCACGTCCGTCTCAACACCCCGCTCGACGAGCTGGACGGCCTGGACACGGACACGGGGGCGGACGGCGGCGACGAGGCGCTGGCGGAGGAGGCCGGAAGGGTCATGGTGGCCGAGATCGCCGGGCCGCTGGGGCTGCGTTCCGCCAAGAAATAGCGGTCTTCCGCCAGGGAACAGCGATCTTCCGCCGAGGAGGAGCGGCGTCGCGTCCGGTCGGCGCCCGAGTCCGCTCGCTGTGACCTGGCTTACGTTCCCGTGTGCTGCGCCGCGAAGCGGGCAGGGTGCTGGCTGAGCGGGTGGGGCGATGTACCGGATTCGTCCCGCTGATCACGCTGATCATGGGGTGAGCCAACCATCTCGCTATGTGATATGCGGACGGCGAATGACGCCTGCTCGATAGACTGAGTCGACCGTTTTACTAACAGTTGCGAGGAGCGCACGTGGGCCTTGTCGTGCAGAAGTACGGAGGTTCATCCGTTGCTGATGCCGAAGGCATCAAGCGCGTCGCCAAGCGGATCGTCGAAGCCAAGCAGAACGGCCACCAGGTGGTCGTCGTGGTTTCCGCGATGGGCGACACGACGGACGAGCTGATCGATCTCGCCGAGCAGGTATCGCCGATCCCTGCCGGGCGCGAGTTCGACATGCTGCTGACCGCCGGAGAGCGGATCTCCATGGCGCTGCTGGCGATGGCGATCAAGAACCTCGGTCACGAGGCGCAGTCGTTCACCGGCAGCCAGGCGGGAGTCATCACCGACTCGGTCCACAACAAAGCGCGGATCATCGATGTCACGCCGGGCCGGATCCGGACCGCCCTCGACGAGGGCAACATCGCGATCGTCGCCGGTTTCCAGGGTGTGTCCCAGGACAAGAAGGACATCACCACCCTGGGCCGCGGTGGCTCCGACACCACCGCCGTCGCCCTCGCCGCCGCCCTGGAGGCGGAGGTCTGCGAGATCTACACCGATGTGGACGGCGTGTTCACCGCCGACCCGCGGGTCGTGAAGAAGGCCCGCAAGATCGACTGGATCTCGTCCGAGGACATGCTGGAGCTGGCCAGCTCCGGTTCCAAGGTGCTGCTGCACCGCTGCGTCGAGTACGCACGTCGTTACAACATCCCGATCCACGTCCGTTCGTCCTTCTCCGGACTGCGGGGCACCTGGGTCAGCAACGAGCCGCAAGGGGATCAGAAGGTGGAGCAGGCCATCATCTCCGGTGTCGCCCACGACACCTCCGAGGCGAAGATCACGGTCGTCGGTGTGCCGGACAAGCCGGGCGAGGCCGCGGCCATCTTCCGGGCGATCTCCGACGCGGAGATCAACATCGACATGGTGGTGCAGAACGTCTCGGCCGCCTCGACCGGGCTCACCGACATCTCCTTCACCCTGCCGAAGACCGACGGCCACCGGGCGATGGAGGCGCTGACCAAGACGCAGCCGGACATCGGCTTCGACTCGCTGCGCTACGACGACCAGATCGCGAAGATCTCGCTGGTCGGTGCGGGCATGAAGACCAACCCGGGCGTGACCGCGGCCTTCTTCGAGGCGCTGGCGAACGCCGGGGTGAACATCGAGCTGATCTCGACCTCCGAGATCCGCATCTCGGTGGTCACCCGCGCCGACGACGTCAACGACGCCGTGTGCGCCGTGCACACCGCCTTCGGGCTGGACAGCGACAGCGACGAGGCGGTCGTCTACGGAGGGACCGGACGATGAACGCCGCTGCCGACCGCGCCGACAGGCCGACGCTCGCTGTCGTCGGCGCGACCGGTGCGGTCGGCACCGTCATGCTCGGCATCCTGTCGGAGCATGCGGACATCTGGGGTGAGATCCGGCTGATCGCCTCGGCCCGCTCGGCGGGTCGGAAGCTGACGGTACGGGGCGAACAGGTCGAGGTCGTCGCGCTGAGCGAGGAGGCGTTCGACGGCGTCGACATCGCGATGTTCGACGTTCCCGACGAGGTCTCGGCGCAGTGGGCGCCGATCGCGGCGGCCAAGGGCGCGGTCGTGGTCGACAACTCCGGGGCCTTCCGGATGGATCCGGACGTACCCCTGGTGGTGCCGGAGGTGAACGCGCACGCGGCCCGCGTGCGCCCGCGCGGCATCATCGCCAACCCCAACTGCACGACCCTGTCGATGATCGTCGCGGTGGGCGCCCTGCACGCCGAGTTCGGGCTGACCGAGCTGATCGTCTCCTCGTACCAGGCGGTCTCCGGCGCGGGCAAGGAAGGCATCGACACCCTGCGCGAGCAGCTCGCGAAGGTGGCCGGTACGGAACTGGGCACGCAGCCCGGCGACGTACGGCGGGCGGTCGGCGACACCGGGCCGTTCCCGGGGCCGATGGCACTGAACGTCGTACCGTTCGCGGGCTCGCTCAAGGAGGACGGCTGGTCCTCGGAGGAGCTCAAGGTCCGCAACGAGTCGCGGAAGATCCTGGGGCTGCCGCAGCTGCGGGTCAGCGCGACCTGCGTCCGGGTGCCGGTGATCACGGCGCATTCGCTGGCCGTCCACGCGCGGTTCGAGAACGAGGTCACGGTCGCGGCCGCGCACGAGATCCTGGCGGCGGCGCCGGGCGTGGTCCTGTGCGACAACCCGGCGGACGGCGAGTTCCCCACCCCGGCCGACGTCGTGGGCACCGACCCGACGTGGGTCGGGCGGGTACGGCGCTCGCTTGACGATCCGTGCGCGCTGGAGCTGTTCGTCTGCGGCGACAACCTGCGCAAGGGCGCGGCGCTCAACACCGCGCAGATCGCGGAGGTCGTGGCGGCGGAACTGGCCGCGTCGTAGCGTCCGTATGGCGTCGGTGGTCCGGCATCCAGCGCGCCCGTGCTCTCGGGCTCCCTGTTCGCCATCCGGCACGTTCCCTGTTCGCCACCCGGCACGCTGTGAAGATTCTGTGACCAATACGATGACCCATGTCACTTGAACTAGGTCGATGATCTGTTCGATCATGCGCTCCCCGTCCCACTGCAACCGAGCAGTGGGCGGGGAGCGTCTCTGTCGCCGCCCCTCCGTAGGGCTGTGAGAACGGTGCATAAGGGAAGGGTTGGTGCGCATGGGGGCATGTGACGCGTCGTCGAAAGCGGTGCCTCGCGCGTACAACCCTGGCAGGGGGAAGCGTGTCCAACAGGCGTGGCAGAGGTATTCGGCATCGCAACGGTCCCACGGCACGGCCGCGCGGCACTGCAGCCTTCGCGTCCCCGCACGTCGGGCGGTATGCCGGTGATCGCGCCGTGGTCCACCGCCCGCCCTGCGCAGCTTCCGTCCCAACGCGGGGAAACTGACGACGCGATGGCAGTGGGCACCACAGTCGACCACCTCACCGAGACCTACCGCGCCCACTACCGGTCGCTGCTCGGTCTCGCGGCGCTGCTCCTCGACGACACCGCGTCCTGCGAGGACGTCGTACAGGAGGCGTTCATCCGCGTGCACTCCGCACGCAGGCGGGTCCGCGACCCGGAGAAGACGCTCGCCTATCTGCGGCAGACCGTCGTCAACCTGTCCCGCTCCGCGCTCCGCCGCCGCATCCTCGGGCTCAAGCTGCTGTCCAAGCCGATGCCGGACATGGCGAGCGCGGAGGAAGGCGCCTACGACCAGCTCGAGCGCGACCAACTGATCAAGGCGATGAAGGGACTGCAGCGCCGCCAGCGCGAGGTCCTTGTGCTGCGCTACTTCGCCGACATGACCGAGGCCCAGGTCGCCGAGACCCTCGGGATATCGCTCGGCTCGGTGAAGGCGTACGGCTCGCGCGGCATCGCGGCGCTTCGCGTCGCCATGGAGGCTCCGGCATGAACCACAAGAACCACCGGCCGGGCGCGGAAGATCCCGACCGGCGTCATGACCACGACCACGCCCCGCCGGAGACGGCCGGGCCCGGCACCCCGCCGGAGACGGCCGGGGCCGCGGAACCGGACGACGCCGGTGTACCGGACGACGTCGGTGTACCGGAGACGGCCGCGACCGATGCGGGGGCGGGCGTACCCGACGAGCCGGACGAGCTCGACGAGCTGGCACTGAGGCGGCTGCTGCGGGGGG
Coding sequences within it:
- a CDS encoding PLP-dependent aminotransferase family protein; the encoded protein is MNDGSTSGELADSLRTLLSRLSPGDRLPSSRELIKEYRVGPATVARAIAALAAEGAVVTRPGSGTYVAQRARLRGGATDTDWQTVALTDRAVDTHLIADPLGPPPAGTITMDGGYMHRSLQPTRALSAALARAARRPDAWDRAPAGGLMALRTVFAQIVGGSVAPEDVLVTAGGQSALSIAFRAIAGPGSPVLVESPSYPRALAAARAAGLRPVPVPLDADGVRPDLLADAFAMTGARLLYCQPTFQNPTSTVLAPERRGQILDVARASGAFVIEDDFARHLGHGGAVPRPLVADDRDGTVIHVTSLTKPAAPSLRIGALVARGPVMERMRAVRLVDDFFVTRPLQEAALEVLSSPAWDRHVRSLGTALRERCAVLAAAVTQEIPGATLATLPTGGLHLWLRLPPGVDDTVLTSAARQRGVAVSAGSRYFATEPPAAHLRIGFAATADHAELTEGARRLGAALADLGPQQG
- a CDS encoding aminotransferase class V-fold PLP-dependent enzyme, encoding MSDNNSATGSGREALQLDIAALRADTPGCRNVIHFNNAGCGLLAAPVVDVMVGHLNLEARMGGYEASAARAAEVREFYTEIAALINTTPDNIAFAGSATHAYANALSSIPFEADDVILTTRDDFISNQIAFLSLRKRFGVRIVHAPNTPDGGVDVEAMAALMRTHRPRLVSATHVPTNSGLVSPVAEIGRHCRELDLLYLVDACQSVGQFVIDVEEIGCDLLTATCRKFLRGPRGSGFLYVSDRVLRAGYEPLFIDMHGARWTEPGNYEPAGTAARFEEWEFPYATVLGSAAATRYARKVGIEAIEQRTPALAARLRDRLEPIPGVRVLDRGPRLAALVTFGVEGWQPQPFKEAMDARSINSALSFREFAQFDFGDKDVDWCLRLSPHYYNTEEEVDHVADAVADLVRQGQR
- a CDS encoding MFS transporter, which translates into the protein MTATQTRATEPYPESPDSLWRNGDFLRFWLGETLSLLGTQVTNLALPLTAIIAFNATDEQVGVLRFLQLVPYLGLALIFGVWVDRARRRRIMLGANLVRMILLALVPVLYWTDALSLVSLLVIACAVGVASVLFDVSWMSYVPTLVRDPRHYVEAGAKMGMSSSAADVAGPGLAGVLVGALTAPVALIVDAFSYLVSLVSLLLIRTPEPRPDPPAARRHVPTELRDGLRWVLKNPVLRSLALIGFCCNFSMVTVWTMFLLYGTHDLHLGSTALGGIFATASVGGLIGAAISRKVIRRFRLGLVYLIAQSALLIGPMLIVLATGPRPVMVGMFVLSFFTTYLGLGVAGVIIVSLRQASTPQSMMGRMTAVFRTLLFGGGALGGLSAGLLSGRIGAQDALTVAAIGSAAVLIALVLSPVSRLRGLPSPPEEPVTAAADGQAAG
- a CDS encoding DNA polymerase III subunit gamma and tau, coding for MSSLALYRRYRPETFAEVIGQEHVTTPLQQALRNNRVNHAYLFSGPRGCGKTTSARILARCLNCEQGPTPTPCGECQSCRDLARNGPGSIDVIEIDAASHGGVDDARELREKAFFGPASSRYKIYIIDEAHMVTSAGFNALLKVVEEPPEHLKFIFATTEPEKVIGTIRSRTHHYPFRLVPPGTLRDYLGEVCGQEAIPIEDGVLPLVVRAGAGSVRDSMSVMDQLLAGAAADGVTYAMATSLLGYTDGSLLDAVVDAFAAGDGAAAFEVVDRVIEGGNDPRRFVADLLERLRDLVILAAVPDAAEKGLIDAPADVIERMQAQAGVFGGAELSRAADLVNQGLTEMRGATSPRLQLELICARVLLPAAFDDERSVQARLERLERGASMAGVAGAAGMAGGPAGGPGVGAGAGAPAIGYVPGLDAHVPVTGPSGPAAARAAMAAAPGGPGAGAGGPGVAGPEGPGPGGPGHGDVAGAGGAPAAAPAPGASDTAPGSWPAAASSPVRQPAQQSAEPAQPVHPGQSAPGGDAGQRPGAWPAAAAPGQGGGAGAPSPAVRAAVLPVTGRTRRLVVAPAAGRPRPRRVPVLPRVPVLPRVPVPPRGPVPVLLGRPAKAPVSTVRAEAPGTGPQPRRCLLSPRTPPHRARRRCGTCGRTSWRPSRTGAASPGSC
- a CDS encoding YbaB/EbfC family nucleoid-associated protein, which translates into the protein MIPGGGQPNMQQLLQQAQKMQQDLAAAQEELARTPVEGSSGGGLVKATVTGAGELQGLVIDPKAVDPEDTETLADLILAAVRDANQSAQALQQQKLGPLAQGLGGMPGLPF
- the recR gene encoding recombination mediator RecR, with the translated sequence MYEGVVQDLIDELGRLPGVGPKSAQRIAFHILQAEPADVRRLAHALTEVKAKVRFCSVCGNVAESEQCRVCLDPRRDPAVICVVEEPKDVVAIERTREFRGRYHVLGGAISPIEGVGPDDLRIRELLGRLADGTVTELILATDPNLEGEATATYLARMVKPMGLKVTRLASGLPVGGDLEYADEVTLGRAFEGRRLLDV